The following are encoded in a window of Bacillus sp. es.036 genomic DNA:
- a CDS encoding histidine phosphatase family protein, translating into MTNKNSDINVEQKHTRIYLIRHGESEWNAAGDLYCGRTDIGLSKEGVTQAKNAGDFLSSVAFDRAYASPLIRARDTAELILGERNLPIQLDERIYEGDFGEWEGRSKAAFIKEDPDSWESWMANPWETRAGRTGETAREMYERASAFFKEVSDKHPGETVLVVAHNNTIRFFLAGILGMPFSNYRRIFQDNTGINVLDVDGDDLLIRSLNINAHLND; encoded by the coding sequence GTGACTAATAAAAATTCGGATATAAATGTAGAACAAAAGCATACACGGATTTACCTCATTCGCCATGGTGAAAGTGAATGGAACGCAGCAGGAGACCTCTATTGTGGGCGAACGGATATCGGGCTTTCTAAAGAAGGTGTCACACAAGCGAAGAATGCAGGCGACTTTCTTAGTTCAGTGGCATTTGATCGGGCATACGCGTCCCCATTGATTCGAGCACGTGATACAGCTGAACTTATTTTAGGAGAACGGAATTTACCGATTCAACTAGACGAACGGATTTATGAAGGAGATTTTGGCGAGTGGGAAGGACGATCCAAAGCAGCTTTTATAAAAGAAGATCCTGATTCATGGGAGAGTTGGATGGCGAATCCCTGGGAAACAAGAGCTGGTAGAACTGGTGAAACTGCGCGAGAAATGTATGAGAGAGCATCGGCTTTCTTTAAGGAAGTTAGTGACAAACATCCAGGTGAAACTGTACTCGTTGTCGCTCATAACAACACCATTCGCTTCTTCCTTGCGGGTATTTTAGGGATGCCTTTTTCAAACTATCGTCGCATCTTTCAAGATAATACAGGTATCAATGTTCTCGATGTGGATGGCGATGATCTTCTCATACGTAGTCTGAATATCAATGCTCATCTAAATGATTGA
- a CDS encoding alanine/glycine:cation symporter family protein → MQAIEAINEILWGPIMISLLLGTGLFFTIRLGFIQFTGLKEGFRQTFGPLFSKKKQNGISSYQALSTAIAAQVGTGNLAGVATAIAAGGPGAIFWMWISSFLGMATIFAEAVLAQKFRVKENGVVKGGPAYYIRDGLGSKKLAAFFAIAIICALGFVGNMVQSNSIAEAFQTAFQIPPLVIGFGVAILISLILFGGINRIARFAGNVVPIMALLYIIGALMILVLHFDQVLPALSLIVESAFTPESAGGGVLGASIKEAIRYGVARGLFSNEAGMGSTPHAHAVAEVKHPAQQGFVAMVGVLIDTVIICTVTALVILVTDGASSNLTGIELTQASFTSGLGSFGVYFIAFSLLFFSFTTILGWAYFGETNVNYLFGEKSVPYYRAAVLIFIVLGTVLNVPFVWQLADTFNAFMVLPNVIALIALSSVVKKSYKELSR, encoded by the coding sequence GTGCAAGCAATAGAAGCAATAAATGAGATTCTGTGGGGACCTATTATGATTTCCCTTCTTCTTGGAACTGGACTATTCTTCACGATACGTCTTGGGTTTATCCAGTTTACAGGTTTAAAAGAAGGGTTTCGTCAAACATTTGGCCCCCTTTTCTCGAAAAAGAAACAAAACGGCATATCATCTTACCAGGCGCTCTCAACAGCCATTGCCGCTCAAGTAGGAACAGGAAACTTAGCCGGAGTGGCCACTGCGATTGCAGCAGGTGGACCAGGAGCTATTTTTTGGATGTGGATCTCTTCCTTTCTTGGTATGGCCACGATCTTTGCGGAAGCTGTGCTAGCTCAGAAGTTTCGCGTTAAAGAAAACGGAGTTGTGAAAGGCGGACCTGCTTACTATATCCGCGACGGTCTAGGTAGTAAAAAACTAGCCGCTTTCTTTGCCATAGCCATTATTTGTGCACTTGGATTTGTCGGGAATATGGTACAATCCAATTCAATTGCAGAAGCGTTTCAAACCGCTTTTCAAATTCCACCGCTTGTGATCGGTTTCGGCGTTGCGATATTAATTAGTTTAATTCTATTCGGTGGTATCAATCGCATCGCCCGATTTGCTGGAAATGTTGTTCCAATCATGGCATTACTCTACATCATTGGGGCCCTTATGATTCTTGTCTTACATTTTGATCAAGTACTTCCAGCGTTATCACTTATCGTGGAGTCAGCTTTCACTCCTGAATCTGCTGGAGGCGGAGTGCTTGGTGCTTCTATTAAAGAAGCCATTCGATATGGCGTTGCAAGAGGGCTATTCTCCAACGAAGCAGGTATGGGGTCAACACCTCACGCCCACGCTGTGGCAGAAGTGAAACACCCTGCTCAACAAGGATTTGTGGCCATGGTCGGTGTTCTCATTGATACCGTGATTATTTGTACCGTTACAGCCCTCGTTATTCTCGTAACTGACGGTGCAAGTTCCAATTTAACTGGCATCGAATTAACTCAGGCCAGTTTTACTAGTGGGCTCGGAAGCTTTGGTGTTTACTTTATTGCGTTTAGTTTATTGTTCTTTAGCTTTACAACGATTTTAGGATGGGCTTACTTTGGTGAAACAAACGTGAACTATTTATTTGGTGAAAAAAGTGTGCCGTATTATCGTGCCGCTGTGCTTATCTTCATCGTTCTTGGGACGGTCCTAAACGTTCCGTTCGTTTGGCAACTTGCCGATACATTTAACGCATTTATGGTATTACCGAACGTCATTGCTCTGATCGCTTTAAGTAGCGTTGTCAAAAAATCATACAAAGAACTTTCTCGATAG
- a CDS encoding MFS transporter: MSNKQPIWTKSFLNISISNLFIFIVFYALLTLLPIYVTEEIGGSESEAGLIITIFLLSAIIVRPFSGRLIDRFGKKKMLVTSAAFFAASSFLYPLVDNYVALLFLRFFHGVWFSIVTTAAGGIAADTIPRERRGEGLGYFAMSMNLAVVTGPFIALTLLQYVSYMTIFLVLSGIMMIGVLCTLGVKVIENSEPAPTHKLTFNDLFEKKSFPIAIVGLFVAFSYASVISFISLYAKSIGLLEAAGFFFAVFAVAMLVSRPFTGRMFDVRGPNTVILPAFVLFALGLVTLSLTTESWMLLLAGALIGLGYGSIVPSFQTLAIQAAPESRSAHATATFFTFFDTGIATGSFILGIIVTTLGYANLYMMLGIFVIGILFFYQWIQKQKKTEKRLQSQTNY, from the coding sequence ATGTCTAATAAACAACCGATTTGGACCAAAAGTTTTTTAAACATCTCCATTAGTAATCTATTTATTTTCATCGTTTTCTATGCGCTACTAACACTACTTCCAATTTACGTTACAGAAGAAATTGGTGGGAGTGAATCTGAAGCTGGTCTTATCATTACAATCTTCTTGTTATCTGCCATTATTGTGCGGCCTTTTTCTGGTAGATTAATTGATCGGTTTGGGAAAAAGAAAATGCTTGTTACAAGCGCAGCTTTTTTTGCAGCATCCTCCTTTTTATACCCATTAGTCGATAACTATGTTGCGTTGCTTTTTCTTCGCTTCTTTCATGGGGTTTGGTTTAGTATTGTGACAACCGCAGCTGGGGGAATTGCAGCAGACACCATTCCACGTGAACGACGCGGAGAAGGCCTTGGTTACTTTGCGATGTCTATGAATCTAGCAGTTGTTACAGGACCATTTATCGCCCTTACGCTTCTTCAATATGTTTCATATATGACAATTTTCCTTGTCCTTAGTGGAATTATGATGATTGGCGTTCTCTGTACACTCGGGGTGAAAGTAATTGAAAATAGTGAACCCGCACCGACCCATAAATTAACGTTCAATGATCTTTTTGAGAAAAAATCATTTCCTATTGCAATCGTTGGCCTCTTCGTCGCATTCTCATATGCGAGCGTTATTTCATTTATTTCGCTCTATGCGAAATCAATTGGTCTTCTTGAAGCTGCAGGATTCTTTTTCGCCGTATTTGCTGTAGCGATGCTCGTCTCAAGACCTTTCACTGGCAGAATGTTTGACGTAAGAGGACCGAATACGGTCATCTTGCCTGCATTCGTTCTATTTGCGCTCGGTCTCGTTACACTTAGCTTAACAACCGAGTCATGGATGTTACTTCTTGCAGGTGCGTTAATCGGGTTAGGTTATGGCTCAATTGTCCCAAGCTTTCAGACGTTAGCCATACAAGCCGCTCCTGAATCAAGAAGTGCACACGCCACTGCCACGTTTTTCACTTTTTTCGATACGGGAATTGCAACCGGATCGTTTATACTTGGGATTATCGTAACCACTTTAGGATATGCAAATCTTTACATGATGCTCGGCATCTTTGTTATTGGAATTTTGTTCTTTTATCAATGGATCCAAAAACAGAAGAAAACAGAAAAACGTCTTCAATCACAAACAAATTACTAA
- a CDS encoding MarR family winged helix-turn-helix transcriptional regulator, with the protein MISTSDIFHNLHQQVRFITKEVNELLKHYHLYSSQWTILYCLDQFGPMKQTDIWKYLNVEAPTTTRTLVRMEKSNWITRTEGSDKRERIVRLTQEAENLLPVIKESIQKLEESLLSQLSSEEQAHFYYLLKQIGAKKGEEQHV; encoded by the coding sequence ATGATTTCAACGAGCGATATTTTTCACAACTTACATCAACAAGTTCGCTTTATCACAAAAGAAGTGAACGAATTGCTAAAACACTACCACCTCTATAGTTCTCAATGGACCATTTTGTACTGCCTTGATCAATTTGGACCAATGAAACAGACAGACATTTGGAAATATTTAAATGTTGAAGCTCCTACTACAACACGCACGCTCGTGCGAATGGAGAAAAGCAATTGGATTACACGAACAGAAGGTTCTGATAAACGGGAACGGATTGTTCGTCTCACGCAGGAAGCAGAAAACCTCTTACCTGTTATTAAAGAATCCATTCAAAAATTGGAAGAGTCACTCCTGTCGCAATTATCATCTGAAGAGCAAGCTCATTTTTATTATCTTTTAAAACAAATTGGAGCAAAGAAAGGAGAGGAGCAACATGTCTAA
- a CDS encoding FAD-dependent oxidoreductase — MNVNSTWPENPEPIWRSDSRHENNPTLTESISTDVVVVGGGITGITTAYLLSKVGKKVVLLEANQLLNGTTGHTTAKITAQHDLIYDELFNHFGKEKARKYYDANNEAFQFIRQTIDELSIQCSFTEEDSYLYTTTDNYARKLTNEMNAYNKLGIHSEFQNHLPIDISIKAAIVMKNQAHFNPVAYLSPLVQKIKEQQGQIFEQTVAVNVEKGLNPIVVTKNGAKISCQTVIACTHFPFYDGNALYFSRMYAERSYVIAAKTKQAYPGGMYLSADMPKRSLRSYQMNGENIVLFGGESHKAGQGHQVTDHYQALKFFGEETFGLSEIVNRWSAQDLFTLDKLPYIGPVTKNEPNILIATGFHKWGMTNGTAAALLFRDYLLDKDNPYVDLFSPSRFHADPSIKTFLMQNANVASEMIKGKLSFTKEISELANDEAAIVRVNGKKAGAYKGPEGDLHVVDTTCTHLYCEVKWNDDDRTWDCPCHGSRFSIDGDVLEGPADKPLINLKDELD; from the coding sequence TTGAACGTTAACAGCACATGGCCAGAAAATCCTGAGCCGATCTGGCGAAGCGATAGTCGCCATGAAAATAATCCAACACTTACTGAATCCATTTCCACTGATGTTGTGGTCGTTGGTGGTGGAATTACTGGTATAACAACCGCCTACCTTCTCTCAAAAGTCGGCAAGAAGGTGGTTCTTCTTGAGGCAAATCAACTCTTGAATGGTACGACTGGACATACGACAGCGAAAATCACTGCGCAGCATGACCTTATTTATGATGAATTATTTAACCACTTCGGAAAGGAGAAAGCGAGAAAATATTACGATGCAAACAACGAAGCGTTTCAGTTTATACGACAAACAATAGATGAGTTATCCATTCAGTGCTCTTTCACAGAGGAAGATTCCTACCTTTATACGACGACAGATAACTACGCGCGTAAACTAACGAATGAAATGAACGCTTACAATAAATTAGGAATTCACAGTGAATTTCAGAATCACCTCCCAATTGATATCTCAATTAAAGCTGCGATTGTAATGAAAAATCAAGCTCATTTCAATCCGGTAGCTTACCTTTCTCCACTTGTACAGAAGATTAAAGAGCAGCAGGGTCAGATATTCGAACAAACCGTCGCAGTCAATGTTGAAAAAGGATTAAATCCTATTGTAGTGACAAAGAATGGAGCAAAAATCTCATGTCAAACAGTCATTGCTTGTACGCATTTTCCATTTTATGATGGCAATGCTCTTTATTTCTCTAGGATGTATGCAGAAAGATCCTATGTCATTGCAGCAAAAACAAAGCAAGCCTATCCAGGTGGCATGTATCTTAGTGCCGATATGCCAAAGCGCTCCCTTAGAAGCTATCAAATGAATGGAGAAAACATTGTTTTGTTCGGAGGTGAAAGTCACAAGGCAGGTCAAGGACATCAAGTGACAGATCACTATCAGGCCTTGAAATTTTTTGGTGAAGAAACGTTTGGCTTGTCTGAAATAGTAAATAGATGGTCAGCACAAGATCTCTTTACACTTGATAAACTTCCGTACATAGGGCCTGTTACAAAAAACGAGCCAAACATCCTTATTGCAACCGGATTTCATAAATGGGGGATGACGAACGGCACGGCAGCAGCCTTACTATTCCGAGACTATCTGTTAGATAAAGACAATCCATATGTTGATCTTTTCTCTCCCTCTCGCTTTCATGCAGACCCAAGCATCAAAACATTTCTTATGCAAAATGCAAATGTTGCAAGTGAAATGATCAAAGGCAAATTATCATTTACTAAAGAGATTTCAGAACTTGCAAATGATGAAGCTGCGATCGTTCGAGTTAATGGGAAAAAAGCTGGTGCATATAAAGGTCCTGAAGGAGACCTCCATGTTGTTGATACAACATGTACTCATTTGTATTGCGAAGTGAAGTGGAATGACGATGACCGTACATGGGATTGCCCCTGTCATGGATCTCGCTTCAGTATTGATGGCGATGTGCTTGAAGGACCTGCGGATAAGCCACTAATAAATTTAAAAGACGAGCTTGATTAA
- a CDS encoding diguanylate cyclase, protein MEKYKKKFVSNMKEKYDEISARNISMTEKELYELLHTFKGTAGTVGYQVSADKAEALLSKMNLESERIVSKEETIHLLDTVMEEVLEAAIENKEKEPTIQKMIMLINPNPMVLIERKAQLEQEGYIVFAAMDLKKAQTALYDMNPDCIIVDYQLIETDQSDIAKEVREKAELQFIPFIMTDSVSSATNRINGYRFGADDFLDHEVSLEEYLLRVNGKIAKRKTIVHSVLTDELTGAYNRKYLDSQLNYIRYDLVRNDEKASLAIFDIDHFKSINDRFGHLIGDQVLRKLSQYIIDEKRRTDILIRYGGEEFVLLLPDTTAVQADQFLQRLLNGFRTKNFRCKEETFSVTFSGGIVDIDGSSTNKKLLNKADEALYRAKANGRNQMVIYESNLTDIKSVKTIRIAVVDDDEIIRTLLTSQLQQFQTDENYEIEVKSYREGESFFEDSWHKVGPSCLVLLDGIMPRMDGIEVLRKLRHESSQGKYTVMMLTGRKAEKDIVKALELGADDYITKPFSMGELEARIKRLIQKML, encoded by the coding sequence TTGGAGAAATACAAAAAGAAGTTTGTTTCAAATATGAAAGAAAAATACGACGAAATTAGTGCAAGAAATATAAGTATGACAGAAAAAGAATTATATGAGTTATTACATACATTTAAAGGTACTGCCGGAACAGTTGGCTATCAGGTGTCGGCTGATAAGGCAGAAGCGTTGTTGTCCAAGATGAATCTTGAAAGTGAACGGATTGTATCAAAGGAAGAAACCATTCATCTTCTTGACACTGTCATGGAGGAGGTTCTAGAAGCGGCTATAGAAAATAAAGAAAAAGAGCCAACAATACAGAAGATGATCATGTTAATTAACCCAAACCCAATGGTGCTAATTGAGCGAAAAGCTCAGTTGGAGCAAGAGGGCTATATTGTTTTTGCAGCGATGGATCTTAAGAAGGCACAAACTGCGTTATACGATATGAATCCCGATTGTATCATTGTAGACTACCAGTTAATTGAAACGGATCAATCAGATATTGCTAAAGAAGTGAGAGAAAAAGCCGAGTTACAGTTTATCCCTTTTATTATGACGGACTCAGTTAGTTCTGCTACAAATCGCATTAATGGGTATCGTTTTGGAGCGGATGATTTCCTGGATCATGAAGTGTCGTTAGAAGAGTATCTTCTACGAGTAAATGGAAAAATCGCGAAAAGAAAAACAATTGTCCACTCTGTCTTAACCGATGAGCTTACGGGCGCTTATAATCGAAAATACCTTGATAGCCAGCTAAATTATATACGCTATGATCTTGTAAGAAATGATGAGAAAGCTTCGCTTGCTATTTTTGATATTGACCATTTTAAATCAATTAATGATAGATTTGGCCATTTAATTGGGGATCAGGTCCTAAGAAAATTATCTCAATATATCATTGATGAGAAAAGACGTACGGATATTTTAATTCGATACGGTGGTGAAGAATTTGTATTGCTATTACCTGATACCACAGCAGTGCAAGCTGACCAATTTCTACAAAGGTTGTTAAATGGGTTTCGAACAAAAAACTTTCGATGTAAAGAAGAGACTTTCTCCGTAACGTTTTCTGGAGGGATTGTGGATATTGACGGCTCTTCTACTAATAAAAAACTATTGAACAAGGCGGATGAAGCACTCTATCGAGCTAAGGCAAATGGGCGGAATCAAATGGTTATCTATGAAAGCAACCTAACAGACATAAAGTCTGTTAAAACGATTCGTATTGCGGTAGTAGACGATGATGAAATTATCCGGACGCTACTTACATCTCAGCTCCAACAGTTTCAAACGGATGAAAACTATGAAATTGAAGTGAAAAGCTATCGTGAAGGCGAAAGTTTCTTCGAAGATAGCTGGCATAAAGTAGGCCCTTCTTGTCTAGTTTTACTCGATGGAATTATGCCGAGAATGGATGGCATTGAGGTATTGCGGAAATTACGTCATGAAAGTAGTCAAGGCAAATATACAGTAATGATGCTAACAGGACGCAAAGCGGAGAAAGATATTGTTAAAGCTTTGGAACTTGGTGCCGATGACTATATTACAAAGCCATTTAGTATGGGGGAATTAGAAGCTAGAATTAAAAGGTTGATTCAGAAGATGCTCTAA
- a CDS encoding HEAT repeat domain-containing protein translates to MSAIFIIFQVFLILFVVLTVLFLFLIGQKVRSNRFDRKKSEWKKYYLEHITSAIQGKEELRLPENYPMIEAFEEVITRYYSLIKGKASTDQMEELVEKTLHDHYKKRLHHHRWSIRMNTLHRIEKLRMVSLVEECVSLLDIKRTSELEVIQVLRILANLQDDRLYMILLDEEKEYPNFYYLDLFRRLDDIHLDYFIDSITNFPHWVQFALIEVMGELGEYKYLRTIESFITSNDTEFRIRSLKSLVKVGYVTDAMKVKASLHAESWQERMMSARLFKLVRDHRFLEDLLNLLSDESWWVRTTAAESLLAQENGRALLEEVAATHIDPFARDTAKEWLVRGGVDRVYR, encoded by the coding sequence ATGAGTGCTATTTTCATTATTTTTCAGGTGTTTTTAATCCTATTTGTTGTATTAACCGTTCTTTTTCTTTTCTTAATCGGTCAGAAAGTTCGATCGAACCGTTTTGATAGGAAGAAGAGTGAGTGGAAAAAATATTATCTTGAACATATTACTAGCGCTATTCAAGGGAAAGAGGAGTTACGACTGCCAGAAAATTATCCTATGATTGAAGCTTTTGAAGAAGTCATTACACGGTATTATTCATTAATAAAAGGGAAGGCTTCCACTGATCAAATGGAAGAATTAGTGGAAAAGACGCTGCATGATCATTATAAAAAAAGGCTACACCATCATCGGTGGAGTATACGTATGAACACGCTACATCGAATTGAAAAGTTACGTATGGTTTCGCTAGTTGAAGAATGTGTGAGTTTATTAGACATAAAACGAACGAGCGAATTAGAAGTGATTCAAGTATTGCGGATTCTTGCAAACTTACAAGATGATCGTCTTTATATGATTCTATTAGATGAAGAAAAGGAATATCCGAACTTTTATTATCTGGATCTATTTCGGCGCCTGGATGATATTCACTTAGACTACTTTATTGATTCGATAACTAACTTTCCTCATTGGGTTCAATTCGCTCTTATTGAAGTAATGGGGGAGCTGGGGGAGTATAAATATTTAAGAACAATTGAATCTTTTATAACGTCAAACGACACGGAATTTCGAATTCGTTCACTAAAGTCTCTTGTGAAAGTTGGCTATGTGACAGATGCAATGAAGGTTAAGGCATCACTCCATGCAGAAAGCTGGCAAGAAAGGATGATGTCAGCTAGGTTGTTTAAATTGGTGAGAGATCACCGTTTTCTCGAAGATTTGTTAAACCTTCTATCTGATGAAAGCTGGTGGGTTAGAACCACTGCAGCCGAATCGCTTCTAGCTCAGGAAAACGGTCGAGCGTTGTTGGAAGAGGTTGCGGCAACTCATATTGATCCATTTGCGCGTGATACTGCAAAAGAATGGTTAGTTAGAGGAGGTGTAGATCGTGTCTATCGCTAG
- a CDS encoding glycosyltransferase family 2 protein — translation MLLIFTIFVAVYMVGIILFYLILFVISAIQLRKEYKLDQYEPYEELSQSSFTRPVSILVPAYNEEAGIVPSVRSLLSINYPEYEVVVINDGSKDQTLEVVIKSFEMVKVEKVIRKQIKSNEIISVYQSTIYENLYAIDKVNGGKADALNAGINIAHYPYFCSLDGDSIIERDAFAKVMKPIIDSKEEIVAVGGSVRIANGCKIERGEVMKVELSKTPLVVMQVIEYFRAFLMGRIGLSRHNLLLIISGAFGVFHRESVVKVNGYRTDTVGEDMDLVVRLHKQIKEEKSGKRIVYVPDPVCWTEAPESSKILRRQRSRWHRGLFESLWHNKKMLCNPKYGLVGVVSMPYFLIVEFLGPVIELLGYIIIIISPFLGGIYTSFAVLLFLLAVIYGSLLSMSAVLLEEWSLRRYTKVQDLIRLYFYSLSEAFWFRPLTVLWRVEGIIQLIRRNNSWGEMSRKGVSK, via the coding sequence ATGCTACTTATATTTACTATTTTTGTAGCTGTGTATATGGTTGGAATTATTTTATTTTACCTTATCCTCTTTGTCATCTCTGCTATCCAACTAAGGAAAGAATACAAACTTGATCAGTACGAGCCATATGAAGAATTGTCTCAATCCTCTTTTACAAGACCTGTGTCGATTCTAGTACCTGCTTATAATGAGGAGGCTGGTATTGTACCAAGCGTGCGATCACTTCTTAGTATTAATTACCCTGAGTATGAAGTGGTCGTTATTAACGATGGATCAAAAGATCAAACATTAGAAGTCGTTATTAAGTCCTTTGAAATGGTTAAGGTTGAGAAAGTTATTCGAAAACAAATTAAGTCGAACGAAATTATTAGCGTCTATCAATCAACCATTTATGAAAACTTATATGCTATCGATAAAGTAAATGGAGGGAAGGCTGATGCCCTTAATGCGGGAATAAACATTGCTCATTATCCCTATTTTTGTTCACTGGATGGTGACTCAATTATTGAGCGAGATGCCTTTGCGAAAGTGATGAAGCCAATCATAGACTCGAAAGAAGAAATTGTGGCAGTTGGTGGAAGTGTGCGAATCGCAAATGGTTGTAAAATTGAGCGAGGAGAAGTAATGAAGGTTGAATTATCAAAAACTCCGCTTGTCGTTATGCAAGTAATCGAATATTTTCGAGCTTTTCTTATGGGAAGAATTGGACTCTCGAGACACAATCTCTTATTAATCATTTCGGGTGCATTTGGCGTCTTTCACAGAGAGAGTGTTGTTAAAGTAAACGGTTATCGCACGGACACGGTCGGTGAAGATATGGATCTTGTCGTTCGACTTCATAAACAAATTAAAGAAGAGAAATCAGGTAAGAGAATTGTATATGTTCCGGATCCCGTCTGTTGGACGGAAGCACCAGAATCTTCGAAGATCCTAAGAAGACAACGAAGTCGTTGGCACAGAGGGCTTTTCGAAAGTCTCTGGCACAATAAGAAAATGCTATGTAATCCTAAGTATGGTCTTGTAGGTGTCGTTTCAATGCCATACTTTTTAATTGTTGAATTTCTAGGTCCGGTCATTGAGTTATTAGGCTATATCATTATAATTATTTCCCCATTTCTTGGAGGGATTTACACTTCTTTTGCAGTCCTTCTCTTCCTTCTAGCAGTTATTTATGGGTCGCTTTTATCAATGAGTGCTGTCCTGCTAGAAGAATGGAGCTTAAGAAGGTATACAAAAGTACAAGATTTAATTCGACTATATTTCTATTCTTTATCTGAAGCGTTTTGGTTTAGGCCGTTAACTGTATTATGGAGAGTGGAAGGAATTATTCAGCTTATTCGTCGAAACAACAGTTGGGGAGAAATGAGTAGAAAAGGGGTTTCAAAATAA
- a CDS encoding response regulator transcription factor, translated as MAPKLLVAEDEEILRMLIVDTLEDDDYEIDEAEDGAEAYDYIQSKAYDLVLLDYMMPEMTGLEVIKKVREQGNHNVKIMMLTAKAQKKDEEIARGAGADYFISKPFSPVELANVVGDILGE; from the coding sequence GTGGCTCCAAAGTTGTTAGTCGCAGAAGATGAAGAAATTCTACGAATGTTAATCGTTGATACGCTTGAAGACGATGATTATGAAATCGATGAAGCTGAAGATGGCGCTGAAGCATATGACTATATTCAAAGCAAAGCGTATGACCTCGTTTTACTTGATTATATGATGCCAGAAATGACCGGTCTTGAAGTGATTAAAAAGGTTCGAGAGCAAGGGAATCACAATGTTAAAATAATGATGCTTACTGCAAAAGCGCAAAAAAAAGATGAAGAGATTGCAAGAGGGGCAGGAGCGGATTACTTTATTTCTAAACCGTTTAGTCCAGTGGAACTCGCAAACGTAGTAGGGGACATTTTAGGTGAATAG